One Trichormus variabilis 0441 genomic window, TTATTTAAACTATCATTTAACTGAGTACCAGTATAATTGGGAACCCAGCCATCTGCTGCTGTGAAATAACGCACGGCTTTAAAACTTAAAGATGCAGTCAGGCTACACCAATGTTCTACCCCAGAAGGAATATGAAGATAATCTTGGGACTGGACTAAAAGCTGTACTTGGCTACCGTCGGGTTTGACAAAACCAAAAATCATCTCACCTGCCAAAACGTATAATGCTTCGGGCGCAGTATGAGTATGATATTTGGCGTAGGTAGCTATTAAAGTTTGGAGATTAGGCGAACCTGGATGCACATTCAGCAAATCACACCAAAGATAACCATTTTCTTGCTGAATAAACTCAAACACACTGTTGTGTAAATCGACAATGTGACACTTCTCTTTATCTGTCAAAGCATCCTGTATTAAAAGATGAGGAAACAGTATAGATGTACCAGGGTCATAGTGCTTGATGTAAACTCCCAGTGGGGCAAGTTCACGAGCTATCTCATCTAAATTGCTTTCAATTGTGCCGTCTTCCAGTAACAAGGTCGCCATGACAGAATAACTAAATTAAGTGTTAAGAAGAGTATACTCAACTTTAACTCATCTTAAACCAATAAGCCACTATTCCCGATAGACATAGTGGAGTTGTGGGGATTGGGAATTAGGGCAAGAAATTTGTCAGCAGAATGATGTTCAATAATACTACTAGGTCTAATCTAGTACAAGCGAACTATAAAAATTAGAAAATGTCCGACTTAGTTTTATTTTGGCATCGCCGCGATTTACGTATTACCGACAATATAGGACTAGCTACCGCTAGACAACACAGTTCTAAAGTCGTGGGGGTATTTTGTTTAGACCCGAATATTTTAGAAAGGGATGATGTTGCCCCTGTTAGAGTTACTTACATGATTGGTAGTTTACAGGAGTTGCAACAGCGATATGTGCAAGCAGGAAGCCAATTATTAATCCTACGTGGCGACCCAGTGCAAGCTATCCCTCATTTAGCAGAGGCATTAAACGCCAAAGCTGTGTTTTGGAATTGGGATGTGGAACCATATTCACAAACACGCGATCGCGCCATTATTGCTACCCTTAAAGATAAAGGTATCCAATGTCTTACCCACAACTGGGATCAAATACTCCATTCCCCAGACGAAATCCGTTCAGGTAGCAACACACCTTACACTGTTTACACCCCCTTTTGGAAAAATTGGAGTAGCAAACCTAAAGCTAAACCAGTAGAAACCCTGCACAATGTCGAAGGACTAACAGAAGCTGAACAGGAACTTGCTCAAAAAGCTGGAGTCAAAGCCTTACCCACGGCGAAAGATTTAGGATTTTTCTGGGATGCAGACTTGATAATTGCCCCAGGGGAAGCAGCAGCTCAAGCCAAGTTAGCAGAATTTACAGCCAAAGCCATCACTGAATACCAAGAACAGCGCAATTTTCCTGGAGTTAACGGCACATCACAGCTAAGTGCAGCCTTAAAATTTGGTGTCATTGGCATTCGCACCGTTTGGCAAACAACTTTAGAAGCTTTAGAAAATAGCCGCAGTGAAGAAACTACAACCTCTATTCGCACATGGCAACAAGAACTGGCCTGGCGAGAATTTTATCAACACGCTATGTATAACTTCCCAGAATTAGCTGATGGTGCTTACCGCGCAACCTTCAAGAATTTTCCTTGGGAAACCAACGAAGAACATTTTCAGGCTTGGTGTGAGGGCAAGACCGGTTATCCCATCGTTGATGCAGCCATGCGCCAGATGAACGAAAGCGGTTGGATGCACAACCGTTGTCGAATGATTGTCGCTAGTTTTCTGACCAAAGATTTGTTAATTAATCCCCAATGGGGAGAAAAATACTTTATGCAGAAGCTGATTGATGGTGATTTATCTGCCAACAACGGCGGCTGGCAATGGAGTGCTTCTAGCGGTATGGACCCCAAGCCACTACGGATTTTCAACCCCGCCAGCCAATCACAAAAATTTGACCCAGATGCAGAATATATTCGTCAATGGGTACCTGAATTGAGGTCAATGGATACGGAGTATTTAGTAACGGGTAAGATTACGCCTCTTGAGCGTCATGCTGTGGGTTATGTTAAACCAATCGTGGATCATCAAAAACAGCAGCAACTCTTTAAACAACGTTATCAACAACAAAAAGCCATCGGTATTTAAACCAATTCGCAATAGCCTGCGGAGAACTCGTAGAGTAGGCTAACGCCAACGCAATTCGCAATTACGTGTTGTGGCTTGATAGAAGTCGGGGAGTTAAAACCCTGACATTTTGTTAATCTAGGAATTACCCATGAAAACGAAAGATCAATAAATATACGTAGGGCATCGCCCACCACAACCATGATAAAGTAGGCGATGCCCACCCTATTGGCGATCGCAACATTTTAGTCATGTCAGTCCACTACAGATACTGAGGGCTTGCTGAAAAAAGAAACAAAAGAAGACAATTTCTAGATTTTCAGAGCAAATAAATTTCAGCAAAGGGGCTAATAGCCCCTTTTTTTTACCCATTCTTAATCTGACTCATTGATGCTCATAACAGTTATCAATACTACTAATCAGGAAAATCAGTAAGTATATTTACGTGAAACTCTGAAAACCCATAGTTTACAGTATTGGATTGATACTTGTGGAAATAAAGCAACCTAATTAAAGGATTAATATGGCATTTTGCTGAATTTTATATATTAAACTAAAATTACTAATTACTGCTAGAAATCAAAATTTTATTGCTGAATCTCTGAATTGGCATTATCTAGTTTTATTTTCTAAAATGTATCTGATTATTTCTGAACACAAGTGATTTCAGTATTTAACGAAGGTTTTTCATTGTTAGCCGAAAGCCGTAGGTAAAATGACAGTACATTTACTGACAAAATCTCATCAATTTCATTTGCAGCCTCTAAAACGGATCTTAATTGTCGAAGATAATGATATCAATAGGATGTTATTAAGTGATTATCTGAGTTATAGCGGATATCATGTTCAAAGTTTATCGGATGGCTCCAATTTTTTCAAAACCATAGAGAAATTTCAGCCTGACTTGATTTTGTTGGACTTGAAATTACCAGATGTTGATGGATACTATTTACTTGAGCAAATCCAGCAACAGCAGGAATTTGCCAGGATACCAGTTATTGTTGTTTCAGGTTTTGCTTTTAAAGTTGATCAAAAAAGAGCTATCGATTTGGGCGCTCGTGGTTACTTTGTTAAACCTATAAATCTGAATGCTTTGCTTATAAAAATTTCTCAGGAATTAGTTGTTAATTGCATATAGCTTTTATAGATTTATTGCGCTTTTTGTTTATTAATAAACTCTTCCATGTTTTCATTTAAATTTTGTACAGAACTGCCAATTATGTGAATTTTACGTTGCACCTGTTCTAATAGCAGAACAGCAGATTGAAGTTCGTTGAGTGCTTCAGCCATAGCATCTTTGTAGTAATTTTCAAAGTCATTAACATTCATGTAATTGGGACTCCAAAAACTCTGTAAATATTTATATCGACGATCATATTCACAATCTGAAAAGATGTGAATCCGTTAATCTGCTTAATTTGAAAATACAAATTCTTAATAAAACTCATGAATATCAAAATTGATGATAGCCTTAAAACTGGAATAATATCGGTGCTTCATATATTCTTTACTTTACTAAAGAAGGCGTTATGGAATTAGATGCTCATAAACAAAACAAAGTTATTTCTCATAGTTTAGTCTTGACTAAAACTGCATGAAAAATATTTTTACAGTAGCTGTAAACGCCTTGAGGCAAGACTTACATTGTTGAAAGGCTAGACAAAAGACTTTTCTATGATTTAGTTTATGCAGTCTATGAAAACTACTGTATTGGTAAATTTATATATTGTTTGACAATTTGTTTAAACTATTTATTTTGATTATGAAATGGAAAAATTGACTTAAAAAAATATTGCATGAGATATAAAATTAGAAAATGCTCAATCTATAAAGCTTGGTATAAATGTAAACTAACAATATAGTAAATCTTGACTTTATATTTGCTTGATAAAAATCTGTATACTCAGCACAAAGCAGTAATTGTTCTTAAAATAAGTATAGGTAAATTTGTAAGATTACCTGGTGGAGATTGTGAGAACATCTGCTCAGATACTACCACTGGTGAAAGATCCAGAGCGTTTAGAAGCCCGTCTGTCCGAAATTCCACCGGAACCAGGGGTTTATTTCATGCGAGATGGGAGCGATCGCATAATATATATAGGGAAATCACGGAAATTGCGATCGCGGGTTCGTTCCTATTTCCGCGAAGGGTACAACAAAACTGAGCGCATAGCCACCATGGCCAAGTTGGTGACAGAAATTGAGTTTATTGTCACCGATACCGAAGCTGAAGCCTTGGCGTTAGAAGCCAACTTAATCAAGCAGCATCAGCCATACTTTAATGTGCTGCTCAAGGATGATAAGAAGTATCCCTATGTCTGTATTACATGGTCAGAAGACTATCCGCGCATTTTCATTACCCGAAAACGACAACTAGGTAAAGAAAAAGATAAATATTACGGGCCTTATACGGATTCAGGTTTGTTAAGGGAAATATTACGTATATCTAAGCGGATATTTGCCCTGAGACAACGCCCACAGCCATTATTTAAAGACCGTCCTTGCTTAAATTATGATTTAGGTCGGTGTCCTGGTGTGTGTCAACAGCTGATTTCCCCAGAAGAATACCGCAAAACTGTGCAGAAAGTGGCAATGGTGTTTCAGGGACGGACTCAGGAATTGATTGATATCTTGAGTGAACAGATGGAGAAAGCGGCGGAGGCGTTGAATTTTGAAGTAGCGGCGCGGATTCGTGATCAAATTGCTGGGTTAAAGTCTCTGACGGCGGAACAGAAGGTTTCCTTACCAGATGATACGGTGTCACGGGATGCCATTGCTTTGGCAGCTGACGCACAACACGCCTGCATCCAATTATTCCAGATTCGCGCTGGTCAATTGGTGGGACGCTTGGCTTTTGTGGCTGAATCCCATGCTGAACCAGGGGCTATTTTACAAAGGGTACTAGAAGAACATTACCAAACGGCAGAATCTGTAGAAATTCCCGCAGAAATTTTAGTCCAGCATGAGTTACCAGATGCTGAGATATTAGCTGATGTCTTAACCCAGCGTAAGGGAAGAAAAGTGACAATCTTCACACCCCAGCGCCAAGTTAAGGCAGAATTAATTGAGATGGTAGAGCGTAACGCCCAGTATGAATTGCAAAGAATGCAGAAATTAGGCGATCGCAATCACCAAGCAACCCAAGATTTAGCTGCTATTCTCGATTTACCCGACTTACCCCACCGCATCGAAGGTTATGATATTTCTCACATTCAAGGTTCTAATGCGGTAGCTTCCCAAGTCGTGTTCATCGATGGATTACCAGCCAAGCAAAATTATCGCCACTACAAAATTAAAAATCCCACAGTCACCATCGGGCATTCCGACGATTTTGCCAGTTTAGCAGAAGTTATCCAAAGAAGATTTCGCAAGTATGCAGAAGATCCGCAATTATCGCGGGTGGGAAATCCTGACTGGCCTGATTTGATTATGATTGACGGCGGTAAAGGTCAGTTATCATCGGTGGTTGCTGTTTTGCAAGAGATGAACTTATTAGAAGACTTGCGGGTGATTAGTTTAGCAAAGCGGCGCGAAGAGATTTTCTTACCAGGGGAATCCCAACCCTTAAAAACTGATGCTGAACAACCGGGGGTGCAATTGTTGCGAAGACTACGGGATGAAGCCCACCGCTTTGCTGTGAGTTTCCATCGTCAGCAACGCAGTGATAAACTGAAGCGATCGCGCTTAGATGAAATCCCTGGTTTAGGACACCACCGCCAAAAGCAGCTGCTAGCTCATTTTCGCTCCGTTGACTATATTCGCCAAGCCACACCTGCACAAATAGCCGAAGTTCCAGGGATAGGCCCACATCTGGCTCAAGCCATTTACGACTATTTCCATCCCTCTCATGTCTAATTCCCAAAATCTATCAAGAAAAAGTTGTGGGTAATAGATAATTAAAACACTACTATCTATTCCCCATTACCCATTACCAATCACTAGATTAGCAAATATAGCTAATATCTTTAATCACTAGGATGGTAAATTTTGCTTCAACTATACTCCTGAGGATACTGCTGCTTAAACATTAAGGGAAGCTTAAGAAAAATATTTTGTTACTAAAGATACAGTATTTTCCAGCTTTTAAACTTTGAATACAAGGATACAGTTTTTGTGTATTTTTCATAGATGGTCATGGTGTAACTCAAAGCATTAACATTGGGGATCAGTCAATATCCATGAAAAATTGTCTCAGCACACTAACTCAATATATCCCAAGTAAGATGGTGAAATTACCAAAATACTAAGATAATGGTTTAAGTAAATAAAATTGTTCAAATGTAAAATTTTAGTTAAATAAACAGCCATATTTATTTTTGGTTGTTAGGTTATACAAACCAAAATATTTTTTGGTTTCATTTAGAAAATAGCATCAAAATAGTTAAAACCAGGGACTTTTCAATGCAAATAATACAAAAAATTTATTGCCCTAATTGTGGTAATAATGCTGAACGTTATTATATTACAGAGAGTGAGCTAACAAGAACACAATGTCCAAGTTGTGATTACTTGATGATCAGTTGTACCCGCACAGGCAAAGTGATTGAAGCTTATGCGCCAGGCATTCATGTACATCGTTAAAAATTAAACTTTCTTGCCCATTGAGAATAACAATAGACATTTGTTATCTCTTCACTAGCAATTAGGTTTTGCAAATAGGAAAAAGCCTTATGTTTATAAGCTGTGTCTAAAGGCTGAGTGAAAAAATAGATTGCCAACTTGATTTTACGTTTAGTAGTGCAGAGATTACAATCACCAACAAACATCTTAATGTGGTTAAGTTAATTTATGTGGTGTGAGAGACTTAACCTCCCTGTTTAACTTTTACTGTCCGAATCTAAATAATGTTGTCTGTGCCTTTGTGTCTCTGTTGTTAAGTAAAAGAGCTTTAAACGACAGGGCTACTATTCGATTGATCAATTATACGTAGGCAATGCCCGCCAACGGATATGGTGGGTATTGCCCAACCTACAGATACTTACGCATGAAAACGGAAGATCAAGGGTATAAATGTTTGAAAGCTTCACACCTGAATGGCGCTAAAAAAACATGAAACTCTTGCTGTAACTGGGTGTAGGGGTATAGGGGTATAGGGATGTAAGGGTGATGAGAAGAACAGTATTTATGAGGTATATTGATTTAATTATTAGATGTTTCCCTTACCCTCTACACCCTGAAAGGCTTATACCTTAAAGATTTGTGCTTATCTTAGTGCCATTCGCCTCACACCCCTATACCCTTACACCATTTATTCTGGATTTTAGAGACGTTGTATGCAACGTCTCTACATCATTTATTGGTGCAACTTCATAGAGAATTGGTATTACACCCTTACACCCAGTCTCAACAGAAAATCTGGGTGCGTAAGTCCTAAATCAAATCGAATGCTTATAGACATATTAAAACTTCGTATAAATAATTTAGGTTGTCGATAATATGAAACATACTAAATATGTTTTTATTGATTAATCTTTTCTATCTATAAAATAGCTATTGTATTGTTAATTACAAATTAATAATTAGTAGAAGTTTTTATTGCACATTTAAATATTTCATCTATGCAATATAGTGAAATAGCCAGGGAATATACATTATAAAACCCTTATCTTTGCTA contains:
- a CDS encoding deoxyribodipyrimidine photo-lyase, 8-HDF type yields the protein MSDLVLFWHRRDLRITDNIGLATARQHSSKVVGVFCLDPNILERDDVAPVRVTYMIGSLQELQQRYVQAGSQLLILRGDPVQAIPHLAEALNAKAVFWNWDVEPYSQTRDRAIIATLKDKGIQCLTHNWDQILHSPDEIRSGSNTPYTVYTPFWKNWSSKPKAKPVETLHNVEGLTEAEQELAQKAGVKALPTAKDLGFFWDADLIIAPGEAAAQAKLAEFTAKAITEYQEQRNFPGVNGTSQLSAALKFGVIGIRTVWQTTLEALENSRSEETTTSIRTWQQELAWREFYQHAMYNFPELADGAYRATFKNFPWETNEEHFQAWCEGKTGYPIVDAAMRQMNESGWMHNRCRMIVASFLTKDLLINPQWGEKYFMQKLIDGDLSANNGGWQWSASSGMDPKPLRIFNPASQSQKFDPDAEYIRQWVPELRSMDTEYLVTGKITPLERHAVGYVKPIVDHQKQQQLFKQRYQQQKAIGI
- a CDS encoding 1,2-dihydroxy-3-keto-5-methylthiopentene dioxygenase; this encodes MATLLLEDGTIESNLDEIARELAPLGVYIKHYDPGTSILFPHLLIQDALTDKEKCHIVDLHNSVFEFIQQENGYLWCDLLNVHPGSPNLQTLIATYAKYHTHTAPEALYVLAGEMIFGFVKPDGSQVQLLVQSQDYLHIPSGVEHWCSLTASLSFKAVRYFTAADGWVPNYTGTQLNDSLNK
- a CDS encoding response regulator; translated protein: MTVHLLTKSHQFHLQPLKRILIVEDNDINRMLLSDYLSYSGYHVQSLSDGSNFFKTIEKFQPDLILLDLKLPDVDGYYLLEQIQQQQEFARIPVIVVSGFAFKVDQKRAIDLGARGYFVKPINLNALLIKISQELVVNCI
- the uvrC gene encoding excinuclease ABC subunit UvrC, producing MRTSAQILPLVKDPERLEARLSEIPPEPGVYFMRDGSDRIIYIGKSRKLRSRVRSYFREGYNKTERIATMAKLVTEIEFIVTDTEAEALALEANLIKQHQPYFNVLLKDDKKYPYVCITWSEDYPRIFITRKRQLGKEKDKYYGPYTDSGLLREILRISKRIFALRQRPQPLFKDRPCLNYDLGRCPGVCQQLISPEEYRKTVQKVAMVFQGRTQELIDILSEQMEKAAEALNFEVAARIRDQIAGLKSLTAEQKVSLPDDTVSRDAIALAADAQHACIQLFQIRAGQLVGRLAFVAESHAEPGAILQRVLEEHYQTAESVEIPAEILVQHELPDAEILADVLTQRKGRKVTIFTPQRQVKAELIEMVERNAQYELQRMQKLGDRNHQATQDLAAILDLPDLPHRIEGYDISHIQGSNAVASQVVFIDGLPAKQNYRHYKIKNPTVTIGHSDDFASLAEVIQRRFRKYAEDPQLSRVGNPDWPDLIMIDGGKGQLSSVVAVLQEMNLLEDLRVISLAKRREEIFLPGESQPLKTDAEQPGVQLLRRLRDEAHRFAVSFHRQQRSDKLKRSRLDEIPGLGHHRQKQLLAHFRSVDYIRQATPAQIAEVPGIGPHLAQAIYDYFHPSHV